DNA from Leptospira koniambonensis:
AAGTAAAGATTTTGCGAATGCTTTGAATTTTGCATCTTTGATAGAGTAGAATACTTGGTTAGAAACTTTTTTGCTTCCTAAGTATCCTGCTTCTTTCATTTTGCTTAAGTGTTGGGAAGCAGCTGATTGGCTGATACCAAGTGCGTCTACAAGTTCTCCCACGCTGTGTTCTTTTCTAGAAAGATGGAGAAGAATTTTTAATCTGTCAGGATGAGCTACTGCTTTAAGTCCGCGGATGGTAGAATCCAGATGAGTTTTTTTAATTTCTAACTTTTGGGCTGCCATAATCTGCCTTCTGTTGTATTTGAATCCACTCTAACATAACCTTTGAAATTTACAAGGATTTCCGAAAAGTATCTCTATTTTTTGTAAAATTAGAAATCATGTAAATTATGATATAATTATGTAAATAAAATGGAAAATAATTTATTACCAAGTGTAGAGATAATAACCTCAAAGCTTAGATAAATTGAATATTATAACTTTCAATCCTTCGAATATTAGAACCCTCTTACGTTTAGAAGATCCCAAAAACTCAATATTCTAATTTAACAATAAACTAAATATGTACTATTATAAAGTTCGAATTTGCCAAAATTCTAATTCAAGAAAACGTTTTGAAGAGTGAACAAGCTTTCAGCCTAACCAAGATAGGCGAAACGAAATTATTAAAGGCAAAAGTGTGGAAGAATTAAGGAAAACTAATG
Protein-coding regions in this window:
- a CDS encoding ArsR/SmtB family transcription factor, yielding MAAQKLEIKKTHLDSTIRGLKAVAHPDRLKILLHLSRKEHSVGELVDALGISQSAASQHLSKMKEAGYLGSKKVSNQVFYSIKDAKFKAFAKSLLQIFSK